From Trichoderma atroviride chromosome 1, complete sequence, one genomic window encodes:
- a CDS encoding uncharacterized protein (EggNog:ENOG41), with amino-acid sequence MASSTAGDEMVTAACKKQRLLFVDLPPEAQREIISHCSQSDLICLALVSRHFHELASAQLYKNFHIIFPDDDDLSFDSSIDGLASGLNTFTTSNYDYAKHLRDLSMDTLSAGLKGEASYQSYLYSASCGKFLNTLLHLTLRRARSLEVFRWNIRVELSRPVYRELHRITSLKKLHIRMQAGESYYMQPPPLPVSSDIHPQPSTTNPWGSIPPLAPLSLLPPPPPHPGHTLPVLGGPPPALMPPSYKSALKNNVGKHTDGTKEPSIFSGFKNLKSLSILDIDNLDIVSELSTCIKNSSWTLNELQLSLSDALANQARKPSPGSDADDSDVEGEFQIDPTIQNNSSMNDIDYDTIGPVRAFRAQEERKLQESMLGRILELYPQPSNTRPKAENDQASQKTAKKDAKKPPLTAKEAAREALIEAIKNLESRYIGGPSRLSDRQEILDTMAEAARDYVDNIDPSGQIIEALNASNGDAPAITGEGVYQGESSGSGSGSGSGSGSGSKTPVEAVSAEEAGEILATTADDLVKSDQTSSVKMAKKRNGDFFPEDIDIAYVDDIGDAFEETEDSTPSTAVEENPADESSSGKEPQQRNSSTDSATPTPAVDAAAIDAAVIDAAGIPSKATEIQTETQPKTTEKTKKLASATAAKVNLESLMDKLGSFRDRSKAIGKRIDDMRAQGSVMDQVLIKDVDEQSTSFSAMVTDINNEFRIVEEELDKVERQVTAINRTSARDYIRRTRGLTLSSLSIYLVPVKASVLSRSLNLSCLKQLTLLNVGNQVPIWSLLAKENRQRPLGLRSIFTDHVSEAFLTFASQLEVIHELFLLERDAKSKPESFAPRGSTIMDQIRRLVLKKHIRNLRRLMIRDESTGPNWDCNEKTMVLICTQGRNLKELALSMNIHALHVFMQYVSGLVNLLAINIIHFRSHDACMSVMREILRFTVDNLSHHPGLKLEWIAMEGDRVYRVVRPNQETDDTPNEQSNSKRAKGKGTAAPVNGLGSGPGSDLHNPFSIDLASESDGEDADINVGTHLRFKTIGPLRFYDVWGIKIFEKEIQSGRL; translated from the exons ATGGCTTCGAGCACTGCCGGCGACGAGATGGTGACAGCCGCGTGCAAGAAGCAGCGACTCTTGTTCGTCGATTTGCCCCCGGAAGCTCAGCGCGAGATCATATCACAT TGCTCACAAAGCGATCTGATTTGCCTCGCTCTCGTCTCGCGACACTTCCACGAACTCGCCTCGGCCCAGCTCTACAAAAACTTCCACATCATCTTTCCCGACGATGACGACCTCAGCTTTGACTCTTCTATTGACGGTCTTGCTAGCGGCCTTAATACGTTCACCACGAGCAATTATGACTATGCGAAACACCTAAGAGACTTGTCCATGGACACTCTCAGTGCGGGTCTCAAGGGTGAAGCTTCTTATCAGTCGTATTTGTATTCCGCTAGTTGTGGGAAATTTCTAAACACCCTTTTACATCTTACTCTTCGACGAGCCAGGTCTCTAGAAGTTTTTCG ATGGAACATTCGTGTAGAATTAAGCCGGCCCGTCTACCGCGAGCTGCATCGAATAACTTCGCTCAAGAAGCTACATATTCGAATGCAGGCAGGAGAATCTTACTACATGCAACCACCACCGCTGCCAGTCTCTTCCGACATCCACCCTCAGCCAAGTACGACAAATCCTTGGGGAAGCATCCCGCCGCTTGCTCCCCtttctctgctgccgccgccgccgccgcatccGGGACATACCCTGCCTGTGCTGGGCGGACCTCCGCCCGCTCTGATGCCACCGTCATACAAATCAGCGCTTAAGAACAACGTCGGAAAGCATACAGACGGTACGAAAGAGCCCTCCATCTTTTCAGGGTTCAAAAATCTCAAAAGTCTAAGCATCTTGGATATCGACAACCTTGATATCGTGAGCGAGCTCAGTACTTGTATCAAGAATTCAAGCTGGACGCTCAATGAGCTTCAACTATCATTGTCCGATGCTTTAGCGAACCAGGCGCGTAAGCCTTCACCCGGTTCCGACGCAGACGATTCAGACGTTGAGGGTGAATTCCAAATTGATCCCACCATCCAGAACAACAGCAGTATGAACGACATTGACTATGACACCATCGGCCCCGTCAGAGCGTTTCGAGCCCAAGAAGAGCGAAAGCTCCAGGAGTCGATGCTTGGTAGAATACTCGAGCTGTACCCCCAGCCATCTAACACACGGCCCAAAGCAGAGAATGATCAAGCTAGTCAAAAAACCGCTAAGAAGGATGCAAAAAAACCACCATTGACTGCTAAAGAGGCCGCTAGAGAGGCCCTCATCGAAGCCATAAAGAACCTCGAATCCCGATATATTGGTGGGCCATCTCGATTATCAGATCGGCAAGAGATCCTTGACACTATGGCGGAGGCTGCGAGGGACTACGTAGATAATATTGACCCGTCCGGACAGATTATAGAAGCGCTAAATGCCTCTAACGGAGATGCTCCAGCCATCACAGGGGAGGGTGTATACCAGGGCGAAtcttcaggctcaggctcaggctcaggctcaggctcaggctcaggctcgAAAACACCTGTCGAGGCCGTTTCTGCTGAGGAAGCTGGGGAAATTCTCGCTACCACGGCAGACGACTTGGTAAAATCCGACCAAACTTCGTCTGTcaaaatggccaagaagcggAACGGCGACTTTTTCCCGGAGGATATTGATATCGCGTATGTAGATGACATTGGCGATGCAtttgaagaaacagaagacTCAACCCCTTCAACTGCGGTCGAGGAAAATCCCGCGGACGAGTCTAGTTCCGGGAAAGAGCCTCAGCAACGCAATTCTTCCACTGATTCGGCGACTCCTACGCCCGcagttgatgctgctgcaattgACGCCGCTGTAATCGATGCTGCTGGAATACCAAGCAAGGCAACTGAAATTCAGACCGAAACTCAGCCCAAGACAACtgaaaagaccaaaaagCTTGCTTCTGCGACGGCAGCAAAGGTCAATCTCGAGAGTCTAATGGACAAGCTCGGCTCGTTCCGAGACCGATCAAAAGCCATCGGAAAACGAATTGATGATATGCGTGCCCAGGGTTCAGTGATGGACCAGGTGCTGATCAAAGACGTCGACGAGCAGTCTACAAGCTTTAGTGCCATGGTTACCGACATCAATAATGAGTTCCGGATAgtcgaggaggagctggacaaggTAGAGCGTCAAGTCACGGCTATCAACCGTACGAGCGCGAGAGATTATATCCGCAGAACAAGAGGGTTGACGCTTTCTTCTCTAAGCATCTATCTCGTGCCCGTCAAGGCATCAGTTTTATCACGGTCACTTAATTTGTCCTGTCTCAAGCAGCTGACCCTTCTCAACGTCGGCAACCAAGTGCCCATCTGGAGTCTTCTCGCCAAAGAGAACAGACAGCGGCCTCTTGGGCTGAGAAGCATCTTCACTGATCATGTAAGTGAGGCGTTTCTCACTTTTGCATCTCAGCTCGAAGTGATACACGAGCTCTTTCTACTGGAACGCGACGCCAAGAGTAAGCCCGAAAGCTTTGCGCCGCGAGGGTCAACGATTATGGATCAGATTAGACGGCTTGTGCTCAAGAAGCACATTCGCAACCTTAGGCGACTGATGATCAGGGATGAATCTACTGGACCTAATTGGGACTGCAATGAGAAGACCATGGTCCTTATTTGCACTCAAGGGCGGAATCTTAAGGAGTTGGCGCTGAGTATGAATATCCACGCTCTG CATGTTTTTATGCAATATGTTTCTGGGCTTGTCAATCTGCTGGCCATTAACATCATTCACTTTCGCAGTCACGATGCCTGCATGTCGGTTATGCGAGAAATCCTAAGGTTCACCGTAGACAATCTATCACACCACCCCGGGCTCAAGTTAGAATGGATCGCGATGGAAGGTGATCGCGTATATCGAGTGGTCAGGCCAAACCAAGAAACCGATGATACCCCGAATGAACAAAGCAATAGCAAGCGAGCGAAGGGCAAGGGCACGGCTGCTCCGGTCAATGGCTTAGGTTCTGGTCCCGGTTCTGATCTACACAATCCTTTCTCCATCGACCTGGCCTCGGAAAGTGATGGCGAAGATGCAGACATCAACGTGGGTACCCACCTGCGATTCAAGACAATTGGGCCTCTGCGGTTTTATGACGTCTGGGGAATAAAGATATTTGAAAAGGAGATACAAAGCGGGAGATTATAA
- a CDS encoding uncharacterized protein (EggNog:ENOG41), whose product MDQLLTNLWTRGGWFRAFTPPCPAANDSITSAHNDLPKGAPILNVSSDVLLLIGDYLDASELLCLKLACRSTCSPLIEKDPLGRGTFYCAPCNKLHAFQQTTGPASELEHTEEKRRHGKCSGRDRFSPLNNPFGLSYAHARLAVNRHLYGAEHGIPLANLCLEHSEQRDGTTIKCSTSAKMMDGELFLQRTYVFAVAETDVAAFRKCTGARDFKLCEHTSFFSGSSAFRQYIPELQQKPLTGGHDLVPCREAPGSCGLCLMDYDITIEPCTLADSGIKSWRIVIRAIHQLGDCRSPEDWKWARFTEACRPHLFFPNRPNRRGSAYNPGMVQKRWADDEREACAVLDGRESNRGLFGLSFLT is encoded by the exons ATGGATCAGCTTCTCACCAATCTCTGGACAAGAGGTGGTTGGTTTCGAGCCTTTACACCACCTTGCCCTGCTGCCAACGATAGCATCACCTCTGCTCACAATGATTTGCCCAAGGGAGCTCCCATCCTCAACGTCTCATCAGATGTTCTGCTCCTCATTGGAGACTATTTGGATGCTTCggagcttctttgcctcaAGCTTGCTTGTCGAAGCAC CTGCTCCCCCCTCATCGAAAAGGATCCCCTGGGCAGAGGGACCTTCTACTGTGCCCCCTGCAACAAGTTACACGCTTTTCAGCAAACCACTGGACCTGCTTCAGAATTAGAACACACCGAAGAGAAACGCAGGCATGGCAAATGTTCGGGTCGAGATCGATTCTCCCCCCTCAACAACCCCTTTGGCCTCAGCTACGCCCATGCCAGGCTGGCTGTGAACCGTCACTTGTACGGCGCCGAACACGGCATCCCGCTGGCCAATTTGTGTCTTGAACACAGCGAACAGCGAGACGGGACCACCATCAAATGTTCAACTTcggccaagatgatggatggagaGCTGTTCTTGCAGCGCACTTACGTCTTCGCTGTGGCTGAGACTGATGTGGCCGCTTTCCGCAAGTGTACTGGCGCGCGCGACTTCAAGCTGTGCGAGCACACTTCGTTCTTTTCCGGCTCTTCGGCCTTTCGCCAATACATtccagagctgcagcagaagccaCTTACTGGCGGCCATGACTTGGTGCCCTGCCGCGAGGCTCCTGGATCCTGTGGCTTATGTCTGATGGACTATGACATCACAATCGAGCCTTGCACACTTGCAGACAGCGGCATCAAGTCGTGGAGAATCGTCATCAGAGCCATTCACCAGCTCGGCGACTGCCGCTCTCCCGAAGACTGGAAATGGGCACGGTTCACTGAGGCTTGCCGACcgcatctcttcttcccgaACCGACCTAATCGTCGCGGGTCGGCTTACAACCCTGGCATGGTCCAGAAGCGATgggccgacgacgagaggGAGGCCTGTGCAGTGCTGGACGGACGAGAGTCCAATAGAGGCTTGTTCGGCTTGTCGTTTCTCACCTAA